A genomic window from Nitrospirota bacterium includes:
- a CDS encoding HAD-IA family hydrolase has product MKNITADLIIFDLDGTLIDSSEDIAWAANMAIADLGHGKVSTEKVKEGIGWGVKSLLGKMMPDEGADRIEYARVKFLEYYWGHSVVSTYIYPGVMETIEYFSQRDTIMAVVTNKPAKFSEKILTELGIIKYFRMVLGGDSVTNRKPDPEPLEKVISYTGVERERSLIVGDSPVDCEAGKKAGIATIGVEYGFRSRKELEEAGCDVIIKKMSELINVLTRH; this is encoded by the coding sequence GTGAAGAATATTACTGCAGACCTTATTATATTTGATCTCGATGGAACATTAATAGATTCAAGTGAGGACATAGCATGGGCTGCAAATATGGCCATAGCTGATCTGGGGCACGGGAAGGTGAGCACGGAGAAGGTGAAAGAGGGGATTGGGTGGGGGGTGAAGTCACTGCTTGGCAAGATGATGCCGGATGAAGGGGCAGACCGTATAGAATATGCAAGGGTAAAGTTCCTTGAGTATTATTGGGGGCACAGTGTTGTAAGTACGTATATTTATCCTGGGGTAATGGAGACTATAGAATATTTTAGTCAGAGAGACACGATTATGGCAGTGGTAACAAATAAACCTGCTAAATTTTCAGAAAAGATACTCACTGAATTGGGTATTATAAAGTATTTCAGGATGGTACTTGGCGGTGATTCTGTCACAAACAGAAAACCTGATCCTGAGCCTCTTGAGAAGGTTATTTCTTACACAGGGGTAGAGAGAGAGAGGAGTCTTATTGTAGGAGACAGTCCTGTAGATTGCGAGGCCGGCAAGAAGGCAGGTATTGCAACAATTGGTGTTGAATATGGTTTCCGCAGCAGGAAAGAGCTTGAAGAGGCAGGATGTGATGTGATAATTAAAAAAATGAGTGAGCTAATAAATGTCTTGACAAGACATTAA
- a CDS encoding AAA family ATPase — MNAKEFKNEIKIHVEARYPVLWLVSFEERRVEKLLEGLAAETDFKYWCWSVSRGLYSGEKKKWEALGREKVLTTIEEKIAKSQNDNNLFLLKDISGYFNSHEFLRKFRDLPAIIEENHPLNTVCILSPTLTEIPPELEEDIVVIELSLPDYDEIEEMVTTTFGKLIPEKWYPSTRAILYKSLQGLSMDNIRRVVRKAITRNNGKLTEDCITFIQEEKQQIIKKQKTLDYYTHKETIEHIGGLGEIKKWFIEREHVFRLSKERIDTLGLDIPRGLMLIGVPGSGKSLCCKALAGIWNLPLLRLDVGRLFGSTVGESEKNIRKCIQLAEAVSPCILWIDEIDKAFGGVGGYQGDSGTQLRVFGTFVTWLQEKEKPVFVIATANEPKNLPPELWRKGRYDEVFFVDLPSVEEREEIFKIHMENRGQKTTPSDLREYAQNSHGYTGAEIEQAVKDSIVTTFNRLHEGKAGEDAEVMVSELSGLDVNKATVLASVRSITPLSILKKEEIDELRKWSHRRARPASRSLFLQRVENLGEQEKRNIAIHEASHTIMMWHHFRKTPVFISLDTYKDYTVYLPLTDSMEHTFTKKELEKEIGIILAGMVAEEELIGNDSKTVGASHDLIAATVIARKMVVEFGFGDIIRNTSLLALQDFALTSGKEIFDDVQRILENAKAETEAVIKRNRDVLMSLVAELEKEVLLNGEALGKFFSYHHVVDKMGV, encoded by the coding sequence ATGAATGCGAAAGAATTTAAGAATGAAATAAAGATTCACGTTGAAGCAAGATATCCTGTGCTATGGCTTGTTTCCTTCGAGGAGCGCAGGGTAGAGAAACTTCTTGAAGGCCTGGCCGCTGAAACTGACTTCAAATACTGGTGCTGGTCTGTATCAAGGGGGCTGTACAGCGGTGAAAAAAAGAAGTGGGAGGCACTCGGCAGGGAAAAGGTACTGACGACGATTGAAGAGAAAATAGCAAAGAGCCAGAATGATAATAATCTCTTCCTGCTGAAAGACATATCAGGATATTTTAACTCACACGAATTTCTAAGAAAATTCAGGGACTTGCCTGCTATTATAGAAGAGAACCACCCCCTGAACACAGTATGCATCCTGTCACCTACCCTGACAGAGATTCCACCTGAGCTGGAAGAGGATATCGTGGTAATTGAGTTGTCGCTTCCTGACTATGATGAGATTGAGGAGATGGTCACAACGACCTTTGGGAAACTTATTCCTGAGAAATGGTATCCTTCAACGAGGGCAATATTGTACAAGTCCCTTCAGGGACTTTCGATGGATAACATTCGAAGGGTTGTCAGAAAGGCTATCACGCGGAATAACGGTAAACTTACAGAAGACTGCATAACATTCATCCAGGAAGAGAAGCAGCAGATTATCAAAAAACAGAAGACACTCGATTACTATACACATAAGGAAACAATTGAGCATATTGGCGGCCTTGGAGAAATCAAGAAGTGGTTCATTGAAAGGGAGCATGTATTCCGCCTTAGCAAGGAGAGGATTGACACACTCGGCCTTGACATCCCAAGGGGACTTATGCTTATCGGCGTTCCAGGATCAGGTAAAAGCCTTTGCTGCAAGGCCCTTGCCGGAATATGGAACCTGCCGCTGCTTAGACTCGATGTTGGAAGATTATTTGGATCAACAGTCGGTGAGTCTGAAAAGAATATCAGAAAATGCATCCAGCTTGCAGAGGCTGTAAGCCCCTGCATCCTCTGGATTGATGAGATAGACAAGGCATTTGGCGGAGTGGGAGGCTATCAGGGTGATTCAGGTACGCAGCTTAGGGTATTTGGGACATTTGTTACCTGGCTGCAGGAAAAAGAAAAACCTGTTTTTGTTATAGCAACGGCAAATGAGCCAAAAAACCTGCCTCCTGAGTTGTGGCGCAAAGGAAGATATGATGAGGTCTTTTTTGTAGACCTGCCAAGTGTCGAGGAGAGGGAAGAAATATTCAAGATACACATGGAGAACCGTGGACAGAAGACAACACCGTCTGATTTAAGGGAATATGCACAGAATAGTCACGGATACACGGGTGCCGAGATTGAGCAGGCTGTGAAAGATTCCATTGTGACGACCTTTAACAGGCTGCATGAGGGTAAGGCGGGTGAAGATGCTGAAGTGATGGTCAGCGAACTGTCAGGCCTTGATGTAAACAAGGCTACGGTTCTTGCTTCCGTCAGGAGCATAACGCCCCTTTCAATCCTGAAAAAGGAAGAGATAGACGAGCTTAGAAAATGGAGTCACAGGAGGGCAAGGCCTGCCTCACGCTCCCTCTTCCTGCAACGTGTGGAAAATCTTGGTGAACAGGAAAAGAGGAATATCGCCATACACGAGGCTTCTCACACTATCATGATGTGGCACCATTTCAGAAAGACTCCTGTTTTTATCAGTCTGGACACATATAAGGATTACACTGTCTACCTGCCCCTTACAGATTCAATGGAACATACCTTTACCAAGAAAGAGCTCGAGAAAGAGATCGGGATCATACTTGCAGGCATGGTCGCTGAAGAGGAGCTTATTGGAAATGACTCCAAGACAGTTGGCGCATCACATGACCTTATTGCGGCTACGGTTATCGCAAGGAAGATGGTCGTTGAATTCGGATTTGGTGACATAATAAGAAATACAAGCCTTTTGGCATTGCAGGACTTTGCACTGACATCAGGCAAGGAAATATTTGACGATGTACAAAGAATATTGGAAAATGCAAAGGCAGAGACAGAAGCTGTAATCAAGAGAAACCGGGACGTTCTCATGAGCCTCGTTGCAGAACTTGAAAAAGAGGTGCTGCTGAATGGTGAGGCTCTGGGTAAGTTTTTCAGCTATCATCACGTAGTGGACAAAATGGGCGTTTGA
- the nth gene encoding endonuclease III: MTGRDKVLEIIKRLKLKYPKAGTSLNFSTPFEILAATILSAQTTDNHVNKITGELFKKYRSIKDFSETSLESLQKDVRSVNFYKTKAKNIQAAATLIIDRFRGNVPKTMKELTILPGVARKTANIVLYNAYGINEGIAVDTHVKRVSFRLGLTKYEDPVKIEMDLMNITEKQEWGHLSHLLIFHGRAVCMAKKPKHNECALYDICPSNGM; this comes from the coding sequence ATGACTGGCCGTGATAAGGTTTTAGAAATTATCAAACGTCTGAAACTCAAATATCCAAAGGCTGGCACTTCTCTCAATTTCAGCACGCCTTTTGAAATCCTTGCGGCCACAATCCTCTCTGCCCAGACTACAGACAATCACGTCAACAAAATCACCGGTGAACTTTTTAAGAAATACCGTTCAATAAAGGATTTCTCAGAGACCTCATTGGAATCCCTGCAAAAAGATGTACGCTCTGTAAATTTCTATAAGACTAAGGCAAAGAATATTCAGGCGGCTGCAACATTGATTATAGACAGGTTCAGGGGTAATGTACCAAAGACCATGAAGGAACTTACTATCCTGCCAGGCGTTGCCCGAAAGACCGCCAACATAGTCCTTTATAATGCGTACGGGATAAACGAGGGTATTGCCGTGGATACCCATGTTAAAAGGGTCTCGTTCAGGCTCGGCCTAACAAAATATGAGGATCCCGTAAAGATAGAAATGGATCTGATGAATATTACAGAAAAACAGGAATGGGGACATTTATCTCATCTGCTGATATTTCACGGCAGGGCTGTTTGTATGGCTAAAAAACCAAAACACAATGAGTGTGCACTCTATGACATTTGTCCGTCTAATGGGATGTGA
- a CDS encoding universal stress protein encodes MGSIKEYKSPPTEDQNEYRSIVCPVNDSALSIKGEETAAYLSKLSGARLILLTVVNKWNKAEPMTTDSREWSDIHDTWLGEGRALLEKAEDNLREQGVINIETVLREGEIITEILAEARKRKADLIVMSLHRIPMKRFLPWSIMNKITRKAPCPVYWVFD; translated from the coding sequence ATGGGAAGCATAAAAGAATACAAATCACCACCCACAGAAGATCAAAATGAATACAGGAGTATAGTATGTCCTGTCAACGACTCTGCCTTGTCCATCAAGGGAGAGGAAACGGCTGCATACCTGAGCAAACTATCCGGTGCCCGCCTCATTCTTCTGACTGTTGTAAACAAATGGAATAAAGCTGAACCAATGACGACGGATTCCCGTGAATGGAGTGACATTCATGATACGTGGCTGGGCGAGGGACGGGCATTACTGGAGAAGGCAGAAGATAATCTCAGGGAACAGGGCGTAATTAATATTGAGACAGTGCTCAGGGAAGGAGAAATCATTACTGAAATACTTGCAGAGGCAAGGAAACGAAAGGCTGACCTGATAGTAATGTCTCTGCACAGGATTCCAATGAAACGCTTCCTTCCCTGGAGCATAATGAACAAGATAACCAGAAAAGCGCCTTGTCCTGTTTACTGGGTCTTTGATTAG
- a CDS encoding zinc ribbon domain-containing protein, translating to MPLYEYKCEDCGALFERLVSQTNIQTACVNCGSERVKKQFSVFAASVSHGRSGDMPPSPCGSCESPGRGQCGMV from the coding sequence ATGCCATTGTATGAGTATAAGTGTGAGGATTGCGGGGCGCTGTTTGAAAGGCTTGTCTCACAAACAAACATTCAGACTGCCTGTGTTAATTGCGGTAGTGAACGCGTAAAAAAGCAGTTTTCAGTATTTGCCGCATCGGTTTCTCATGGCAGATCCGGAGACATGCCTCCCTCACCATGCGGGTCTTGTGAATCCCCGGGACGCGGCCAGTGCGGCATGGTTTAA
- a CDS encoding NarK/NasA family nitrate transporter, with protein sequence MAKGFWKSGHPPTLLMAFLYFDMSFMCWMVNAAMAPFISQQLGLSPSQKGLMLSIPVLAGSVLRIPLGLVAEIVGRKTAAIIGLAITIAAMFYGFAFVNTYAEVLLMGALLGVAGASFAVALPLGAGWFPPQYQGLAMGIAGAGNSGTIFAGLFAPPLAEMYGWNVVYGFFAIPIIVVLVLMWIVAKEPPDKMEKKKATQYLKVLAEKDIWVFNILYWVTFGGFVGFASFVPTFVADQYGISKVAAGQFMILVGFSASAVRVVGGWFADRFGGIRALSGIYIIILIGALAASSLPSLYVLLIALFIMAAGMGAGNGSVFQLLPLRFPQAKAITSGIVGEFGSLGGAFIPMIMGWSMQYIGNYSLGFIIYGITAIIALSILLIVQRKWTTSWVGKGGKALPETREYSSEPTWEA encoded by the coding sequence ATGGCAAAAGGATTCTGGAAATCGGGCCACCCCCCCACTCTTCTTATGGCATTTCTTTACTTCGACATGAGCTTCATGTGCTGGATGGTAAACGCGGCAATGGCACCATTTATAAGCCAGCAACTTGGTCTTTCACCTTCACAAAAGGGACTCATGTTGTCAATACCCGTCCTGGCCGGGTCTGTACTTAGGATCCCCCTTGGGCTTGTGGCTGAAATAGTTGGTCGAAAAACTGCAGCAATAATCGGACTTGCTATAACTATTGCAGCCATGTTCTATGGATTTGCCTTTGTAAATACCTATGCTGAGGTACTTTTAATGGGGGCTCTCCTTGGTGTGGCAGGGGCAAGTTTTGCAGTCGCCCTTCCACTTGGGGCCGGCTGGTTCCCACCACAGTACCAGGGACTGGCTATGGGTATAGCCGGCGCCGGAAACAGCGGAACAATATTCGCCGGACTTTTTGCCCCGCCCCTTGCTGAGATGTATGGCTGGAATGTCGTATACGGCTTTTTCGCAATCCCTATTATCGTCGTTCTTGTCCTTATGTGGATTGTTGCAAAAGAACCACCTGATAAGATGGAGAAGAAAAAGGCTACCCAATACCTTAAGGTATTGGCAGAAAAGGATATATGGGTATTTAACATCCTTTATTGGGTGACCTTCGGTGGATTTGTCGGGTTCGCCAGTTTCGTGCCAACCTTTGTAGCAGACCAGTATGGAATAAGCAAGGTTGCGGCCGGACAATTCATGATCCTCGTTGGGTTCTCCGCAAGTGCGGTACGTGTAGTCGGCGGCTGGTTCGCTGACAGGTTTGGCGGCATACGAGCCCTGAGCGGCATATACATAATCATTCTTATAGGCGCCCTGGCAGCAAGTTCACTCCCGTCACTATATGTCTTGCTAATTGCACTTTTTATTATGGCAGCAGGGATGGGGGCAGGCAATGGTTCAGTCTTCCAGTTGCTGCCTCTCCGCTTTCCACAGGCCAAGGCCATTACGTCTGGCATAGTGGGAGAATTCGGATCTCTTGGGGGTGCGTTTATCCCGATGATTATGGGCTGGTCCATGCAGTATATAGGAAATTACTCTTTAGGGTTTATCATATATGGCATAACTGCAATAATAGCCTTGTCTATACTTCTCATCGTCCAGAGAAAGTGGACCACCAGCTGGGTGGGGAAAGGTGGCAAGGCTCTGCCTGAGACGAGAGAATATTCAAGTGAACCGACATGGGAAGCATAA
- a CDS encoding cob(I)yrinic acid a,c-diamide adenosyltransferase, which yields MKKTGLVIVITGSGKGKTTSALGIALRAAGHNMKVCIICFIKGDMYSGEFDGIKRLAPEVELHVTGKGFLAIIESPYTFEEHRESAQKGLQLALDKMISGGFDILILDEINNAVELGLVDLQQVIGLINSKPKLMHLILTGRDACQEVIEKAHTVTEMKDIKHAFKTGIEPQKGIDY from the coding sequence CTGAAAAAGACAGGACTTGTCATAGTTATTACAGGCAGCGGTAAAGGCAAGACTACATCAGCCCTTGGCATTGCGTTAAGGGCCGCCGGCCATAACATGAAGGTTTGTATAATATGTTTTATTAAAGGAGATATGTATTCCGGCGAGTTTGACGGTATAAAGCGATTAGCCCCTGAGGTTGAATTACATGTGACAGGAAAAGGCTTTTTAGCTATAATTGAAAGTCCATATACCTTTGAGGAGCACAGAGAAAGCGCACAAAAGGGATTGCAGCTGGCTCTGGATAAAATGATCTCCGGGGGTTTCGACATTCTGATACTTGACGAGATCAACAATGCCGTAGAACTTGGCCTTGTTGATCTTCAGCAAGTCATAGGGTTAATTAACAGCAAACCAAAACTGATGCATCTGATACTTACAGGCCGGGATGCCTGCCAGGAGGTGATTGAGAAGGCACATACAGTTACAGAGATGAAGGACATCAAGCACGCTTTTAAAACCGGGATTGAGCCCCAAAAAGGTATAGATTATTAG
- a CDS encoding universal stress protein — protein MEYRIVLCPIDTPEHSHKGIDTAMYLSRISGARLVLLHVVENWYRSQSFTTNSPEWTAIHKEWLDEGRKLLEDAESAVRKSGVNNVETVLAEGDISHEIIAEAKKRRVDLIVMTTERYSGIEKLFIGSVTDRVTRNTPCPVLLINE, from the coding sequence ATGGAATATCGAATTGTTCTCTGTCCAATTGATACCCCGGAGCATTCTCACAAAGGGATAGATACTGCAATGTATCTTAGCAGGATTTCAGGGGCAAGACTTGTCCTGCTACATGTAGTTGAGAACTGGTACAGGTCTCAGTCATTTACCACAAACTCGCCTGAGTGGACTGCAATCCACAAGGAGTGGCTGGATGAGGGCAGAAAACTGCTGGAAGATGCTGAGTCAGCGGTGCGCAAATCAGGGGTCAATAATGTGGAAACAGTCCTTGCAGAAGGGGACATATCGCACGAAATAATTGCTGAGGCTAAAAAAAGACGGGTTGACCTGATCGTAATGACAACTGAACGCTACTCAGGGATTGAAAAATTATTTATAGGAAGTGTAACAGACAGGGTGACACGGAACACCCCCTGCCCTGTCTTACTGATAAACGAATAG
- a CDS encoding DUF4382 domain-containing protein: MKLKSGLIAIAGIIFFTGIVGCGSTGSTGGEQSSGANAGKVGILIKDDLLSRPSDRANDIPELSQLWVTIKKVSIMKGSIENDNDCGSMDEDKWLTVFEGTARYDLLTLQGNNASLMSLVPVPADMAGYYEKARIELDETTGKNCFYALPDGVADDPLNPCTDNDAYLLNVPSGKIDIKFKNDIYLGPDTTEYIVFDLLPADSIKIANPAGLDEYQLRPVILAYTMPSLIDDKGWDDMKVEEVKGLITEIIGCDNPDLPDTLILSSENDGVNVSIDITEAVISLDDSAEFVTCGFLLPGQKVELHVSLSSDGTMTADKIEME, translated from the coding sequence ATGAAGTTAAAATCTGGTCTTATTGCAATTGCAGGCATTATTTTCTTCACCGGAATTGTTGGATGCGGCAGTACGGGCAGTACAGGAGGAGAGCAATCCAGCGGCGCTAATGCAGGAAAAGTAGGGATACTCATCAAAGACGATCTGCTTTCTCGTCCGTCTGACAGAGCAAATGACATTCCGGAACTCTCACAACTATGGGTGACCATCAAAAAAGTTTCTATCATGAAGGGCAGTATTGAAAATGACAATGATTGTGGTAGCATGGATGAAGATAAATGGTTGACTGTATTCGAGGGAACTGCCAGATATGACCTGCTTACACTACAGGGTAATAATGCGTCCCTCATGTCACTGGTCCCAGTCCCGGCAGACATGGCTGGTTATTATGAAAAGGCAAGGATTGAATTGGATGAAACAACAGGCAAAAACTGTTTCTATGCACTTCCTGATGGTGTTGCTGATGACCCATTGAACCCATGTACGGATAACGATGCTTATCTGCTTAATGTCCCTTCCGGGAAGATTGATATAAAATTTAAGAACGATATTTATCTTGGTCCTGACACGACTGAATACATAGTCTTTGATCTGCTTCCTGCGGATTCTATCAAGATTGCAAATCCTGCTGGTCTTGATGAATATCAGTTGAGGCCGGTTATTCTCGCTTATACAATGCCATCATTGATTGATGACAAGGGCTGGGATGATATGAAAGTAGAGGAAGTCAAAGGGCTGATTACAGAGATAATCGGTTGTGACAACCCTGATCTGCCGGATACTCTGATTCTTTCTTCTGAGAATGATGGGGTCAATGTCAGTATTGATATAACAGAGGCCGTTATATCACTTGATGATTCAGCTGAGTTTGTTACATGCGGTTTCTTACTACCAGGTCAGAAAGTAGAGTTGCATGTTAGTCTCTCAAGTGATGGGACTATGACAGCTGATAAGATAGAGATGGAATAA